The Salegentibacter sp. Hel_I_6 region AACTCCCAATGGAATCTGATAATTTCAGGTTTCCTTTCTCCATCTCTTAAAGGATCAGAACAGCTGTAAAGGTTTTGGTGGCACTACCAATATTGAAAACCTTGTTTTGGTTTCCTTGTAAAAAGTTGATACGTTCTTCTGTATAAACAACATCCTTTTTCAATAAGATGCCCATGCGTAGGTTCATTTCTTCATAATAATGTTCATATTTATCCTTAACCTGCTCTAATTTTTCTTCTTGGGCAAAAGTGGTTTGGAAGATTATATAAGCTATAACAAACCATAAGTACTTCATTGTTCTCATAACTATTATTCTAATTAGGTTATATATATTACATAGCTATACTATGTTTATAGGTAAAAAAAATTATTTTGAAACTTTTCTTTTTAGCCTCAGCAATAGGGTGATTATAGTATACAACGCAACAATAACAATCATCATCGCGGGGACAAACCAGTTCCCAAGCACTTCCCTAACCCCGGCTCGTTCCCGGCTTTCAGCATCCATCATTCCCAACAATTGAAAAGAGCCTTCTTTAAAAAACAATCCGACTTCATTTGGATTGATGACTTTTGCAATTATAACAAACACAAAACCGAAAAGGATGAGATACAGGAATGCAAAGAATATATACACAAATCCGTTCGAGATATTTAAGGCTAATGCTTTAACTATATGTACGGGATTAAAAGTTTTGGTGGCCTGCTGAAGTTTTTTTTCAGCAATTAGCGGTTTTAAAACTTCCTCTGGAGAACCCAGATTTTCGGTTAATTTCAATAACCTATCCACTTCACTACCATCAGATTCCCTTTTCATACCCTCATATATATGGCTATTGAATTCCAAGAGCACATCATGCCGATCCTCTTTAGTTAAAGTAGCTGTCGTTCGCTTTATCCTATTAATGTAGTCGTTGTAAATCTTTTGCGATGCAGATTGTTCAAAATTCAATGCTTTCATTTTGATATCTTTTTAATGGATACTTCGAGTGCGTCCCAAAATATCTTCATCTGTTTCAATGTTTCTTCCCCTGTCGGGGTAAGGGTATAGTACTTTCTAGGGATGCCCGATTCCTGCTCTACCCATTTGGAGGTTACAAGGTTTTCTTTCTTGAGCCTATTCAACAAGGGATAAAGAGTACCTTCTGCAATTTCAATAGTAGTATTTTTCCTCACCTGTTCAATGAGTTCATAGCCATAAAATTCATTGCTCCGAAGAACATTTAAAACAATAAATGCCAAGGTCCCCTTTTTGACTTGTGATTTCCATTTATGTACAAACTCTTCGTTCATTTCACAAACATAAAACAAAATACATTGTTAAACAATGTATTCGCCTTATAGAACTTCTATTTTCTAGGAATCATTGGTCAACCTAAAAAATACAAAAATCATAACGTTAAATACTATTTACTTTTTTACCTATATTTGTAAAATATATTTAATGTTATGTCTAGAAACAGTATTATTTTACTACCTAAAAATAAGAAGCTTTTACAAGCAGTAGGAGAAAATATTAAGTTAGCCCGCTTACGGAGGAAACTGACGATGGATCAGGTTTCAGAACGAGCAGGGATTTCCCGTCCAACACTTTCTTCTCTAGAAAAAGGAAGTCCTTCAATTTCTTTAGGTATTATTCTCCAAGTTTTATTAGTATTAGGATTGGAGAAGGATATATTGTTTTTGGCCGGAGATGATGTATTGGGTAGAAAAATACAGGATGCCAATCTAACTGTAAAGGAACGTGGCCCAAAAAACACCAAGAAATAATGGCACTGGAACGAAAAGAAATAATGGTATACGCGCATTGGGATGGAATTGAAGCTCCATTCTTAATGGGAAGTTTATATGCAACGCCATCCAGAGGCAAAGAAATATTTTCCTTTGAATATGATAAAGGATGGTTACAATCTAATTATGCCCAGATCATAGATCCAGACTTGCAATTGTTCGAAGGCGCTCAGTACCTGAATGATGAAAAATCCAATTTCGGAATTTTTTTAGATTCTTCACCTGATCGTTGGGGACGGGTACTGATGATGCGTAAAGAGGCTGCTAAAGCCAGGAAAGAAGAACGCCGACCTAAAACTTTAATGGAATCTGATTATCTTCTCGGAGTTTACGACAATAACCGAATGGGAGGACTTCGTTTTAAAATAGCACAGGCTGGTGCCTTTTTAGATGATGATGAAGCTATGGCCGCCCCACCTTTTGCTGTACTTCGAGATCTTGAATTTGCCAGCTTACAACTAGAGAAAGAAGATGCTCCAGATAACCCAGAATATCTAAAATGGCTCAATATGCTAATGGCTCCGGGGTCTTCCTTAGGAGGTGCAAGACCAAAGGCCAATATTAAAGATATTGATGGCGGTTTATGGATTGCTAAATTTCCAAGTCAAAATGATCGCCAGGATATGGGCGCCTGGGAAATGCTAGCGTATCGACTTGCCATTCAATCCGATATTGAAATGGCACCGTCAAGAGTACAAAAATTTTCACACCACCAACATACATTTCTAACACAACGATTTGATCGTAAAAATGACGGTAACCGCATTCACTTTGCTTCTGCAATGACTTTATTAGGATATACTGATGGAACGGATTATCAAGATGGGGTTAGTTATTTAGAGCTGCTGGAATTTTTAATGCAGAATGGGGCTGATGTTGATAATGACCTCCGGAGGTTATGGAGACGTATTGCGTTTAATGTTTGTATTTCGAATACGGATGATCACCTTCGCAATCACGGATTCCTATTAACGGATTCCGGTTGGATACTTTCGCCGGCTTATGATATCAATCCAACTCTGAACGGCACCGGTTTAAAACTTAATATTTCAGAAAATGACAATGCTTTGGATTTAGACTTGGTAAGGGAAGTCGCTCCTTATTTCCGGTTAAAAGAAAAAGAAGCCAATGCTATTATCAATAAAATTCAGCAGAATGTAGGTCAGTGGCACCAAATAGCAGCGGATCTGGGTATTCCAAGAAATGAAATGGAATTAATGAAACATGCGTTTAAACATTAAAATAGTTCATCAATACAATTTCTTATTTTAAAATGATATTCTTTGAAATCCAGAGAAATGTCAAATTGAAAATGCTGGAAGGCGAATTACCCTATCTGTTTACAAAATCGGAAGCCGAAATTTGTTTTTTAAAATTAGAAGTGTAGTTTAGGAGGTAAACAATATTTCAAAATCATGACTCATTCGAGGATCATTTCCTCCCCGACCTTCAAAAGCTGCAAACTTAGTTACTAAAAAATAAGGAAAGGTAAGAATCCTGATTGGCACCTTTTCGACTTCTATGGTTATTGAGTTTTCAAATCCCGGTTCAAACCAGGGATTTGCCGGAGCCGACCCCACCTCGGTAGTAGACATTACGTCCACTTTAATTTCTTTTAACCTGAATCTACAAATAACGTCGTCTCTGCAGATTGTACAAAACCTTTATTTTCAAGTGCCACACGTAGTTTTTCGAGCTCTCCAACATTTGCAATCTCCAAAGTAATATCAATATCTTTTGTTGGCCTTACATCCTCGGCTGCCGGATCATCGATATAAAGACTTACCATGGCACCACCGACATAAACTACATTTTTATTCAGTTCTCCTAACGCGACCGCAACCTTACTGGTGGCTTTGCGATTTATTATAGTATTTTTTAGCATAGACGATTTTTCAATTCTACAATAGCGAGGTTTTTTTCACGAGCTCTTCCGACTCTTAGTACATCGCAAAGAGACATTAGCTCATAAAACTTCTTATCCTTTAAACAAGCTTCGGGAACGTTAGGATGTAATGGCTCAATTGATTGCCCTCTTAAGTCACCTTTACCATATGGCCATACATAAGCCTCCTGACTTTCAATAACTTCATTTAATGGTGGTGCCGAATGTGCCGTTGCTACTCCTCGTACCAATGCCCCAGGTTTTTGAGGATAAACATATGATAATCCATATTGAAGAAAATCCAGAATAGCTGTTTTCATTAATCGTTTTTTGTCCGGAAAAATTAAGCCCGCAATTACCGATCTATTAATACTTTCACTAATCTCACTTCCACTTATACCAAGCTCATATGAGAGATCTTTCATATACCAGCTCCTATCCTGCTTTGCTGCAATTTTAAGAAGTATCACTATGTCGTGCGGTCTCATTCCGCTATGTTTCTTCATGGTGTTGCTATTTAAGTATTACCAAAAATAGAATATTTCTCAATTCGCGATTCGCGAATCGCGAATTACGATATGTTAATCATTTAATCCACAGTAAGAGTGATTCCATTTACCATTCCCAATGTACGGATATCATCGAGAAATAGTTTTTTCATATATTCTGATTTATAGCATTTTAAGGGATTTAAAAAAACGGAGAACAAAAAACTACCAAAAACAAAAAAAGCCTTGAAAATAAAAAATTTAATAAACCAATTAATAAGGCTTTAAGCTTTTGACCTTGAACTAGTCATTTAATATTATATCTATTCTGAGGGTTTTAAGAACACCACCACTTTCATTATCCCAATTTTCGATGTATAAAAAGCCTTGAGAACAAAATTGGTCAAATGCCTACTATCAGATTTTATTTAATCTCTAATTAAATATTAGGCTTCCAATTTCTAAGCTTCCGACTAAGTTCAGACATATCCTGACTTAATTTATCTTCAAGGACTCGCGCATATATTTGGGTTGTTGCTATTTTCGTATGTCCCAAAAGCTTAGAGACAGTTTCTATGGGAACCCCATTGGAAAGCGTAACGGTAGTAGCAAAAGTATGCCTGGCCATATGGAAGGTTAAATTCTTCTTGATATCACAAAGATCCGCAACTTCCTTTAAATAAAGATTAACCTTAACATTGGTTATAACCGGCAAAAGACTTTGGCTTATTTCTGTCATTGGATGATCCTCATACTTTTCGAGTATCTCTAAAGCTTTATCCAGTAAAGGTATCTTAACTTTGGCTTTAGTCTTATTTCTTGAAGTGAAAAGCCATTTATGGCCGTCCAGACCATTCCTGACATTATCCTTAGTTAGATCATTCATATCTGTAAAACTGATCCCAGTATAACAGCTGAAAACAAATAAATCCCTCACCCTATCCAAACGGTCATTATAAAAATTAAAATCCTCGATTTGTTTTAACTCACTAAGATTTAGAAAGTCTCGTTCCTTTTTTTGAAAAGTAGGTTTCCATCGTATAAACGGGTCCTTTTCAACCCATTCCAAATGAAAAGCAAGAGTTACTATTTTACGAAGTCTCTGTAAATGCTTCATTACCGTGTTATGACTCATGGCATTCACATGGCCTTTTGGCCAGTAGTTAAAAAGGAAATTCGCAAAGTCATTGATAAACTTATAATTAAGTTCGTTCAGATAAATAGTGGTCGTCTTAAGTTCTTCGTTTAAGAATTTAAGAACATATTTCTCTGTAACACCGAAATTACGGATGGTTCCTCTGGTAAGCGTTTTCTCAATCTTTTGCTTGTGATACTCTAAAATATCTAACAAGGTTTTATCTCTAGGCCCTTCGCCTAAAAAATTTGATTTAAGAAGGTCTGCGGTTACTTTTTTATTCTGGAACCTTAAGTCTTGGTAATTCTGAAAAATCTTAGTTCTGGTCTCCGAAATGAGATTATTAGCTTCCCTAGCTTGTTTAGAATTACCATCGACACGTTGTGTTGAAGGATCCCAAAGATCGAATGGAACTTTAGATTTTAAACTAATGTTTACTCTACGGCTATCTAGAGAAATTCGAACATAGAGATTTGTTTGATTGTTTTTCACTCTGGAAGCATACACCCAGAATAAGATAGAAAATGTTTTAGAAGTACGCATAGGTATCGTCTTTAAATTAATATTCAGTTAAGACGAAAGTCAAACCCACAAAAAAATTTAAGCTACTGGTAATCAAACTGTCAACATGTTGACAGGATAAATTTTATGTTGACGATTTGTTAGATATTAAATATAATAAAAGTCTCTCTAACAAAAGCTCTAAAAAACATAAAACCCTGTAAATCATAGCATTTACAGGGTTTTGATATCATTTGAATTCTCTAAAAGTGACCTTGCCAGGATTCAAACCTGGAACCTCCTGAGCCGTAATCAGGTGCGCTATTCAGTTGCGCCACAAGGCCATTAATTATTGCTTTCCCTAAGTGGTTAAGCGGCTGCAAATATATTATTATTTTTAAAAACTGAAAACTAAATCCTATATTTTTTGAATAAAAAAGGACCTCTTAATAGAGGTCCCGTGTTCAGTTCAGTTTATTAGTGTTTAGTATAAATATTCTAAGGCTACAACATCATTAGGACCGAAATTACCATCTTCGTTCGCACTGAAACAAGAAAGCATTATGGATTCCGGATCTAACCTAAATGGTGTACCGGGAATATGTACAGCACCGCTTGGGTTTGCCAACTCTCCGAAACTTGGTCTTCCACAACTTTGTCTGGTAAACCAGTCGGTATGGCGCAGACCTAAAGTATGGCCAATCTCATGAGCCATAACGTGGGTGTTGGTTCCAAGGCTAAATTGTTCCATTCCTGAAAAGATCTGAACCTGTCCAAAAGGATTACCTGCACTTGGGAAACCTGCTACACCACCAGCAGCACCGTTAGGATTCTGAAAAACCAAGATATCTGCAGCTTGTTGATTAGTGCTAAATTCCAAGGTGAAATCAAGCCCTATATTTAAATCGTTGTAATTATCAACTGCAGCTTGTAAGGCATCGCGTTGTTTTTGAGTAAGATTTTGGTTAGCACCGGTACCAGTCCAACCCACAATATTGATAGTTCTAGGAGCGCTTACCAGATTATAGGTTCTATACTGCTTACTTGTAATATTACCAGGTTGCATCGCTTCAAGTTGCTCTGCGTCAATGGCGATATCGCCTTCAACTATAAAAGTTTGTTTTTTCGTACCGTCAGGTAATAAAAATTCTGAAATCTCTACATTTTCAGTATTGAAGTTAAGAGCTTCCAGTTTGGAAAGAACTGCTTTTGAAATTTTGTCCTGAGAAATGGCTTCTGCCTCAGCTTCAGGTGTGGTATTTTCTATATCTTCCTGTTGGCAGGAAATGCTAACAAGACTTACAGTAAAAACAGCTAATAATAAGTTTTTTAATTTCATAATTTTTAGTTTAAGTTTGATCTGAACTGATTTATTACTTAAACTTAACTATAATACCATTAGCACTAACAATGTCTTAATAAAAAATTTAAATATTTAATATTATTGTAAGTTTTTTCTTAATTACATTAAACTATTTCTGCACTTAATCCTTCTTCCAGTAATTTTGAACATCTGGGCTTCAAATCGTCAAAAGAACCAGTTTTTACGGTGCATTTTCCTTTGTAATGAACAAGGATAGCACATTGTTCAGCCTGAACAGGAGTATGCTCGCAAGCGTAAATTAGCGTTTCTATTACGTGATCAAATGTATTGTAATCGTCATTATAAAGCACGATCTCATTTTCCTTCTGCGTCGTGGTTTTTACTTCTTCTAATACCTCTTCTTTAGTACTCATCTTCATTTACAATTTTAAAGCTTCAAAGATACAAATTATCTATAAATTGCTTAGGCTGAAAACTTTAAAGCAACCCAGTTATTTCTTTCAAAATGTTCTATATAAGTTAAACCAAGTTCTAAACAGGTCTTCTTTATCACCGGAATATCCTCTTCATAAAAGCCGCTTAAGAAAATATCTCCATTCTTTTTAAGACATTCTGCATAAATTGGTAAATCCCTTAGCAAAATGTTACGGTTTATGTTAGCCAGGATCAAATCATATTTTCGATCCTGTAATAGCTCAGCACCACCTTCTTCCACATTAATATTGTCACAATCATTCCGGCCTACATTCTCTAGCGTATTTAGGTAACACCAATTATCAATATCTATAGCATCTACAAACTTCGCCCCTTTCATACTTGCAAGAATTGCTAAAACGCCCGTTCCACAGCCCATATCCAGAACCGCTTTGTCATTCCAGTCATTCTTTAGAATATGCTGAATCATCATATGTGTAGTTTCATGATGCCCCGTGCCGAAAGACATTTTTGGCTCGATCACAATATCAAATTCCGAATCGGGCTCAGGATGAAATGGCGCTCGCACACTGCAAATATCATCAACAAGAATAGGACTGAAATTCTTTTCCCATTCTTCATTCCAGTTCACTTGTTCTATTTCCCCCCTGGAATAAGTGATTTGAAAATCTTCCGATTGTAAAATATGAACCCCCACCAGAAGATCATCTTCATACTCTTCGGCAGGGATATAGGCTATAATACCATCTTCTTCTTCTACAAAACTCTCAAACCCCAAATAGCCAAGCTCGGCTACCAGAATTTCTGAAGCAGGCTGTAACGGTTCTATTTTAAACTTGAATTCGAGATAATTAGAAGACATACTTAAAAGGCATTTACAATTTCAACAAAATCTACAGCTTTAAGACTGGCACCACCAATAAGTCCACCGTCTACATCTTCTTTTGCAAAGATCTCTTTAGCGTTCGCAGGTTTTACACTTCCTCCATAAAGGATAGAAACATTTTGTGCGATTTCATCATTAAATTTTTCTGAAATATTTTTTCTTACAAAAGCGTGCATTTCCTGTGCTTGTTCTGGCGAAGCAGTTTCCCCGGTTCCAATAGCCCAAACCGGCTCGTAAGCCAATACCACATTTTTCCAATCGGCTTCTGAAATTTGGTATAAACTTTCCTGAAGTTGTTTCGCTACAATATCAAAATGCTTATCGCTTTTTCTATCGGCCAATTCTTCTCCGAAACAGAAAATAATTCGCATTTCGTTTTTAAGTGCTGCGTTTACTTTTTCAGCTAAAATCTCGTGGTCTTCTCCAAAATGTGCGCGGCGTTCACTATGACCTAAAATTACAGTATCAACTCCAATACTTTTAAGCATTTTTGCCGAAACTTCTCCTGTATATGCTCCATTTTCGGCCTGGTGCATGTTTTGTGCAACAACTTGTACGGGAGTATCTTTTAAACCTTGAAAAGCTGAGTACAAATTCGTAAATGCCGGCGCCACCATAACTTCGGCCTTTGGCTCCTTTACCAATTGCATTTTTAAATGTGAAAGTAATTCCTGCGTTTCAGCAAGATCGTTGTTCATTTTCCAGTTTCCGGCTACTATCTTTTTTCTCATAATTTCTTAGTTGATTTTATTCATTTCTGCGGAAGAAAAAATCCGCACTCCTACAAATATATCGATAAGTATAAACATAGCTACGCCTAAGCCCGATGAAGATTGGCTTTTTACCAATATTTTAAAAAAAGTTGGGAATGATTTATAATTTTATATCCCCAGCATCAAACCAATGCTTTTTCTGGGTAATTGTGCCATTTTCTAAAACCAGAAGTCCGGGATTAGATCTCACAATAGTTTGTAGCACTTTTTTATCTACCTGATAAAATTCAAAATCGAGCTTAAATTTATTCACTATTTTTTGCTGATCTACATCATTTGAAGCCGTTAAACCAACTATTTTATAGCCCTTTTTATCAGCTTCTGCTGCTAGTTTCTGAATGGCTTTAAAACCTTCCTGCTCGGTATGACCCAGATCGTAAGCAACAATCATAAAAAGCTTTTCGGCTTCCAGAATCTGATTGGTTACAACCTCACCATCTTTTTCAATTTCAAAATCCTGAATCGGTGGTACGTAACCTTCTTCTACCATTGTGGTTTCTACTCCCACAAATTCTCCTTCCTGGTCAGGGTAACTTCCATCTGTAGTTACAGTAACTTCCTCCCCATTATTATTAAAAGTCCATTCATATTCATAAATTCCTTTTTGAGCATCTTCAGGAACTTCCATCAATTCTTTAATATTATTTCCAATTTTATAAGCTCTAAAATCTAAAGCCGGCAAATGCATTAGTACGTGGTAAGCAAACCAGAAACAAAGCATAAAGGATAAAAAGATGATCCAGCGATGTGAAATTGGGTTTAAAATTGGGGTGATCAATTTTCTATTAAAAAAGAGAATTAATATGAAAATTAAAAGAATTATATCTTTTATAAACGACTGCCAGGGCGTTAAAGGAATAGCGTCGCCAAAGCAACCACAATCGGTTACCTTGTTAAAATAAGCCGAATAAAAC contains the following coding sequences:
- a CDS encoding site-specific integrase — protein: MRTSKTFSILFWVYASRVKNNQTNLYVRISLDSRRVNISLKSKVPFDLWDPSTQRVDGNSKQAREANNLISETRTKIFQNYQDLRFQNKKVTADLLKSNFLGEGPRDKTLLDILEYHKQKIEKTLTRGTIRNFGVTEKYVLKFLNEELKTTTIYLNELNYKFINDFANFLFNYWPKGHVNAMSHNTVMKHLQRLRKIVTLAFHLEWVEKDPFIRWKPTFQKKERDFLNLSELKQIEDFNFYNDRLDRVRDLFVFSCYTGISFTDMNDLTKDNVRNGLDGHKWLFTSRNKTKAKVKIPLLDKALEILEKYEDHPMTEISQSLLPVITNVKVNLYLKEVADLCDIKKNLTFHMARHTFATTVTLSNGVPIETVSKLLGHTKIATTQIYARVLEDKLSQDMSELSRKLRNWKPNI
- a CDS encoding ATP-dependent Clp protease adaptor ClpS, translated to MSTKEEVLEEVKTTTQKENEIVLYNDDYNTFDHVIETLIYACEHTPVQAEQCAILVHYKGKCTVKTGSFDDLKPRCSKLLEEGLSAEIV
- the prmA gene encoding 50S ribosomal protein L11 methyltransferase: MSSNYLEFKFKIEPLQPASEILVAELGYLGFESFVEEEDGIIAYIPAEEYEDDLLVGVHILQSEDFQITYSRGEIEQVNWNEEWEKNFSPILVDDICSVRAPFHPEPDSEFDIVIEPKMSFGTGHHETTHMMIQHILKNDWNDKAVLDMGCGTGVLAILASMKGAKFVDAIDIDNWCYLNTLENVGRNDCDNINVEEGGAELLQDRKYDLILANINRNILLRDLPIYAECLKKNGDIFLSGFYEEDIPVIKKTCLELGLTYIEHFERNNWVALKFSA
- a CDS encoding HAAS domain-containing protein, producing MKALNFEQSASQKIYNDYINRIKRTTATLTKEDRHDVLLEFNSHIYEGMKRESDGSEVDRLLKLTENLGSPEEVLKPLIAEKKLQQATKTFNPVHIVKALALNISNGFVYIFFAFLYLILFGFVFVIIAKVINPNEVGLFFKEGSFQLLGMMDAESRERAGVREVLGNWFVPAMMIVIVALYTIITLLLRLKRKVSK
- a CDS encoding type II toxin-antitoxin system HipA family toxin, coding for MALERKEIMVYAHWDGIEAPFLMGSLYATPSRGKEIFSFEYDKGWLQSNYAQIIDPDLQLFEGAQYLNDEKSNFGIFLDSSPDRWGRVLMMRKEAAKARKEERRPKTLMESDYLLGVYDNNRMGGLRFKIAQAGAFLDDDEAMAAPPFAVLRDLEFASLQLEKEDAPDNPEYLKWLNMLMAPGSSLGGARPKANIKDIDGGLWIAKFPSQNDRQDMGAWEMLAYRLAIQSDIEMAPSRVQKFSHHQHTFLTQRFDRKNDGNRIHFASAMTLLGYTDGTDYQDGVSYLELLEFLMQNGADVDNDLRRLWRRIAFNVCISNTDDHLRNHGFLLTDSGWILSPAYDINPTLNGTGLKLNISENDNALDLDLVREVAPYFRLKEKEANAIINKIQQNVGQWHQIAADLGIPRNEMELMKHAFKH
- the tpiA gene encoding triose-phosphate isomerase, encoding MRKKIVAGNWKMNNDLAETQELLSHLKMQLVKEPKAEVMVAPAFTNLYSAFQGLKDTPVQVVAQNMHQAENGAYTGEVSAKMLKSIGVDTVILGHSERRAHFGEDHEILAEKVNAALKNEMRIIFCFGEELADRKSDKHFDIVAKQLQESLYQISEADWKNVVLAYEPVWAIGTGETASPEQAQEMHAFVRKNISEKFNDEIAQNVSILYGGSVKPANAKEIFAKEDVDGGLIGGASLKAVDFVEIVNAF
- a CDS encoding PadR family transcriptional regulator; this translates as MNEEFVHKWKSQVKKGTLAFIVLNVLRSNEFYGYELIEQVRKNTTIEIAEGTLYPLLNRLKKENLVTSKWVEQESGIPRKYYTLTPTGEETLKQMKIFWDALEVSIKKISK
- a CDS encoding M57 family metalloprotease codes for the protein MKLKNLLLAVFTVSLVSISCQQEDIENTTPEAEAEAISQDKISKAVLSKLEALNFNTENVEISEFLLPDGTKKQTFIVEGDIAIDAEQLEAMQPGNITSKQYRTYNLVSAPRTINIVGWTGTGANQNLTQKQRDALQAAVDNYNDLNIGLDFTLEFSTNQQAADILVFQNPNGAAGGVAGFPSAGNPFGQVQIFSGMEQFSLGTNTHVMAHEIGHTLGLRHTDWFTRQSCGRPSFGELANPSGAVHIPGTPFRLDPESIMLSCFSANEDGNFGPNDVVALEYLY
- a CDS encoding helix-turn-helix domain-containing protein produces the protein MSRNSIILLPKNKKLLQAVGENIKLARLRRKLTMDQVSERAGISRPTLSSLEKGSPSISLGIILQVLLVLGLEKDILFLAGDDVLGRKIQDANLTVKERGPKNTKK
- a CDS encoding BT_3928 family protein, coding for MKLLVGISRILVGVLFIFSGFIKLNDPLGFSYKLQEYFSPEVLGLEFLVPFSLVIAIVLVVFELVVGIMLLIGYLPKFTVWALLLMIVFFTFLTFYSAYFNKVTDCGCFGDAIPLTPWQSFIKDIILLIFILILFFNRKLITPILNPISHRWIIFLSFMLCFWFAYHVLMHLPALDFRAYKIGNNIKELMEVPEDAQKGIYEYEWTFNNNGEEVTVTTDGSYPDQEGEFVGVETTMVEEGYVPPIQDFEIEKDGEVVTNQILEAEKLFMIVAYDLGHTEQEGFKAIQKLAAEADKKGYKIVGLTASNDVDQQKIVNKFKLDFEFYQVDKKVLQTIVRSNPGLLVLENGTITQKKHWFDAGDIKL